From Lujinxingia vulgaris, a single genomic window includes:
- a CDS encoding MBL fold metallo-hydrolase, with amino-acid sequence MSPPPLILTWYGHACFGLRCGDRSLLIDPYRPGGFGGKMALPPIEDAFDAVVVTHEHDDHAALDALIHPAPRVEVGEVGPFRISRTRVYHDEYRGVRRGGTSDILSVEVASRRLVHLGDVGHSPRPLDLKALSAGPRIDVLIVPVGGFFTIGAAQAWEWCRALSPRVIVPAHGADPRVGLNLRPTAHFLAGSPGSVEEVGGSVECDGALLSFNNRVIVMGTPRA; translated from the coding sequence ATGAGCCCTCCCCCGCTCATCCTCACCTGGTACGGCCACGCCTGCTTCGGGCTTCGCTGCGGCGACCGCAGCCTGCTCATCGACCCCTACCGCCCGGGAGGATTCGGCGGAAAAATGGCGCTCCCTCCCATCGAGGACGCTTTTGACGCGGTGGTCGTGACCCACGAGCACGACGATCACGCCGCCCTCGACGCGCTCATCCACCCCGCCCCCCGGGTTGAAGTTGGCGAGGTAGGGCCTTTCAGAATCTCTCGCACGCGGGTCTACCACGACGAGTACCGCGGAGTGCGGCGCGGCGGCACAAGCGATATCCTCAGTGTGGAGGTCGCCTCCAGGCGGCTGGTGCACCTGGGCGATGTCGGCCACAGCCCGCGCCCCCTCGATCTTAAAGCCCTGAGCGCAGGCCCGCGCATCGACGTGTTGATCGTGCCGGTGGGCGGCTTCTTCACCATCGGGGCTGCCCAGGCCTGGGAGTGGTGCCGCGCGCTCAGCCCCCGGGTCATCGTGCCGGCCCACGGCGCCGACCCTCGCGTCGGCTTGAACCTGCGCCCCACCGCCCACTTTCTGGCCGGATCGCCCGGCTCTGTCGAAGAGGTGGGCGGCAGCGTTGAATGTGATGGCGCTCTGCTTAGTTTTAATAACAGGGTGATCGTGATGGGTACGCCGCGCGCTTAA
- the nusB gene encoding transcription antitermination factor NusB: protein MIDKQRRARRAALRTLYAIDVSGYEARHALETIRATLAEPDDHPARYWDLVVARVHAVIDNLAGIDEEIRILSPRWRIERMAAVDRNLLRLGVSELLEGETAPLVVINACVELAKEFGDKGTPGFINGLLDQLCQNRDITIAAPDEQG from the coding sequence ATGATCGATAAGCAACGACGCGCGCGCCGAGCGGCGCTGCGCACCCTCTACGCGATTGACGTCTCGGGCTACGAGGCTCGCCACGCGCTGGAGACCATTCGCGCCACCCTGGCCGAGCCCGACGATCACCCCGCCCGCTACTGGGATCTGGTGGTCGCGCGGGTGCATGCGGTGATCGATAACCTGGCCGGCATCGATGAGGAGATTCGTATCCTCAGCCCGCGCTGGCGCATCGAACGCATGGCCGCGGTCGACCGCAACCTGCTTCGCCTGGGAGTCAGCGAGCTCCTGGAAGGAGAGACGGCGCCGCTGGTGGTGATCAACGCCTGTGTGGAGCTCGCCAAAGAGTTTGGCGATAAAGGTACCCCGGGCTTCATCAACGGACTCCTCGACCAGCTATGTCAAAACCGAGACATCACCATCGCCGCACCCGACGAGCAGGGCTGA
- the ribH gene encoding 6,7-dimethyl-8-ribityllumazine synthase codes for MTNTIEGGFHGQGKRFAIVSSRWNSFFSEQLLSGAIDTLVRHGVDKDDITVVRCPGCFELPMTAARVKRTLKVDAIICLGVLIRGSTPHFDYIAAEATKGIGQLAMDGEVPLSFGVITCDSLDQAVERSGSKVGNKGVEAAMAALEMVNLYDALSG; via the coding sequence ATGACCAACACCATCGAAGGTGGCTTTCACGGCCAGGGCAAGCGTTTTGCGATCGTCTCCTCGCGCTGGAACTCCTTCTTCTCGGAGCAACTTCTCAGCGGCGCGATCGACACGCTCGTGCGCCACGGGGTCGACAAAGACGACATCACCGTGGTGCGCTGCCCGGGCTGCTTTGAGCTGCCGATGACCGCCGCGCGCGTCAAACGCACGCTCAAGGTCGATGCGATCATCTGCTTAGGAGTGCTCATTCGCGGCTCCACCCCGCACTTCGACTACATCGCTGCGGAAGCCACCAAGGGCATCGGGCAGCTGGCGATGGATGGCGAGGTGCCGCTGAGCTTTGGCGTGATCACCTGCGATTCGCTCGACCAGGCCGTGGAGCGCAGCGGCTCCAAAGTTGGTAACAAGGGTGTCGAGGCTGCCATGGCCGCCCTGGAGATGGTCAACCTCTACGACGCGCTCTCAGGCTAA
- the ribB gene encoding 3,4-dihydroxy-2-butanone-4-phosphate synthase, which translates to MSDAAIARVERALKAIANGEMVILLDAEERENEGDLVMAADKVTPEAINFMATYGRGLICLTLTPDQIETLGIPMMVDSNTSPFGTAFTVSIEAAEGVTTGISAADRARTIEAAVADGATRHDIVMPGHIFPLRARDGGVLVRTGQTEGSVDLARLAGSKPAGVICEIMNPDGTMARLSDLERFAEEHNMVLLSVSDIITYRLQRESLLEVVEEAELPTEFPGDWKVRVYRSRVDNAEHLCFICGTPDAATPTPVRVQPRVDGFDIFLKDKSESASLLGDCMQAIGEAGTGVIVYLDKPATRASDLVRRYVHKATEELDEAERARQVNQPRQILRSLGIGAQILRDAGCGKVEVMTNRPKTIVGSDGFGIEIVNQIPIPSR; encoded by the coding sequence ATGTCTGACGCCGCAATCGCTCGGGTAGAACGAGCACTCAAAGCCATCGCCAACGGTGAGATGGTGATCCTGCTCGATGCCGAAGAGCGCGAAAATGAAGGGGATCTGGTCATGGCCGCCGACAAGGTCACCCCGGAGGCCATCAACTTTATGGCCACGTACGGCCGCGGGCTGATCTGCCTGACGCTGACCCCCGACCAGATCGAGACGCTGGGCATCCCGATGATGGTCGACAGCAACACCAGCCCCTTTGGCACCGCGTTTACGGTGAGCATTGAGGCGGCCGAGGGCGTGACCACCGGCATCTCGGCGGCCGACCGCGCCCGCACCATCGAGGCCGCTGTGGCAGACGGGGCAACCCGCCACGACATCGTGATGCCCGGGCATATCTTCCCGCTTCGCGCCCGCGACGGCGGCGTGCTCGTGCGCACCGGTCAGACCGAAGGCAGCGTCGACCTGGCTCGCCTGGCCGGCAGCAAACCCGCCGGCGTGATCTGCGAGATCATGAACCCCGACGGTACCATGGCGCGCTTAAGCGACCTGGAGCGTTTTGCCGAAGAGCATAACATGGTGCTCCTCTCGGTCAGCGACATCATCACCTACCGCCTGCAGCGCGAGTCCCTGCTGGAGGTGGTCGAAGAGGCCGAGCTCCCCACTGAGTTTCCCGGCGACTGGAAAGTGCGCGTCTACCGCAGCCGCGTCGACAACGCCGAGCACCTCTGCTTTATCTGCGGCACCCCCGACGCCGCGACCCCCACGCCGGTGCGCGTGCAGCCCCGCGTCGATGGCTTCGACATCTTTTTGAAAGACAAGAGCGAGAGCGCCTCGCTGCTGGGCGACTGCATGCAGGCCATCGGTGAGGCCGGCACGGGCGTCATCGTCTACCTGGACAAGCCCGCCACCCGCGCCTCCGATCTCGTGCGCCGCTACGTGCACAAAGCCACCGAAGAGCTCGACGAGGCCGAGCGCGCCCGCCAGGTCAACCAGCCCCGCCAGATCTTGCGCTCGCTGGGCATCGGCGCCCAGATTCTGCGCGACGCCGGCTGCGGCAAGGTCGAAGTGATGACCAACCGCCCCAAGACCATCGTCGGTTCCGACGGTTTCGGCATCGAGATCGTCAACCAGATCCCCATCCCCTCCCGCTGA
- a CDS encoding riboflavin synthase, translated as MFTGLVADLGEVRARRQAGENWELTIATSFDLSTIELGESIAVDGACLTVTRLSGDGFCVDASPETLRKTTLGERRIGDKVHLERALRVGDRLGGHLVLGHVDGVGVIRKRSKEKNAWLFEVEAPPEVAPYLIDKGSVCVDGVSLTVNSVDGTRFGLAIIPFTSDKTKITDYTVGQRVNLEADVLGKYVRKFVEPDATGGLNLEKLARFGFQ; from the coding sequence ATGTTTACCGGATTGGTCGCCGATCTGGGCGAAGTTCGCGCCAGACGCCAGGCTGGCGAGAACTGGGAGCTCACCATCGCCACGAGCTTTGACTTAAGCACCATTGAGCTCGGCGAGTCGATCGCTGTGGATGGCGCCTGCCTCACGGTCACGCGGCTTTCCGGCGATGGCTTCTGCGTCGACGCCAGCCCCGAGACCCTGCGCAAGACCACGCTTGGCGAGCGCCGCATCGGCGATAAGGTGCACCTGGAGCGCGCGCTGCGCGTTGGCGATCGCCTCGGCGGTCATCTCGTGCTCGGGCACGTCGACGGCGTGGGCGTGATTCGCAAGCGCAGCAAAGAAAAGAACGCCTGGCTCTTTGAGGTCGAAGCCCCCCCGGAGGTCGCGCCCTACCTCATCGATAAGGGCTCGGTCTGTGTCGATGGCGTCAGCCTGACAGTCAACTCCGTCGATGGCACGCGCTTTGGCCTTGCGATCATCCCCTTTACATCCGACAAGACCAAGATCACCGACTACACCGTCGGTCAGCGGGTCAACCTGGAGGCCGACGTGCTGGGCAAATATGTCCGCAAATTCGTCGAGCCCGACGCCACCGGCGGGTTGAACCTGGAGAAGCTCGCACGTTTCGGATTTCAATGA
- the ribD gene encoding bifunctional diaminohydroxyphosphoribosylaminopyrimidine deaminase/5-amino-6-(5-phosphoribosylamino)uracil reductase RibD produces the protein MVASLQKPTDGEYMAQAIALARRAEGRTRPNPMVGCVIVRDGEVIGRGYHVRAGEDHAEIAAIKDAGGDVEGAELFVNLEPCSHFNRTPPCSDAIIRHKIKRVVVGTIDPNPKVSGRGVRRLREAGVEVVESVLDAESRALNAPFFKHITTGMPWVAAKWAMTLDGKIAASTGDSRWITGKPARERVHQLRDRLDAILIGTGTLLADNPRLTCRLEEGRDPARFVLDAALKSSPELAIYNLEHSSAPTFVLCAEDADPARAEALEARANVEVIHVTRDASGRLDLQQVLRTIASRDLLSVLVEGGSALHGALFDQGLVDYAYAFVAPKVIGGSGPAPLGGRGFELMNDAVTLSAPAVERLGDDLLIHGEVPAERRAQLPSIFDEA, from the coding sequence ATGGTAGCGTCTTTGCAGAAGCCCACCGATGGCGAGTACATGGCCCAGGCCATCGCGCTTGCCCGACGTGCGGAGGGCCGCACCCGGCCCAACCCGATGGTGGGGTGTGTGATTGTGCGGGATGGCGAGGTGATCGGGCGTGGCTACCATGTGCGCGCCGGCGAAGATCACGCCGAGATCGCCGCCATCAAAGATGCCGGCGGCGACGTTGAGGGCGCCGAGCTCTTCGTCAACCTGGAGCCCTGCAGCCATTTTAACCGCACCCCGCCCTGCTCCGACGCGATCATTCGCCATAAGATCAAACGCGTGGTCGTGGGCACCATCGATCCCAACCCGAAGGTCAGCGGGCGCGGCGTACGACGGCTGCGTGAGGCCGGCGTTGAGGTTGTAGAGAGCGTGCTCGACGCGGAGTCGCGCGCGCTTAACGCCCCCTTCTTCAAACACATCACCACGGGCATGCCCTGGGTGGCGGCCAAATGGGCGATGACCCTCGACGGGAAGATCGCCGCGAGCACCGGCGACTCCCGCTGGATCACCGGAAAGCCCGCTCGCGAGCGCGTCCACCAACTTCGCGATCGCCTCGACGCTATCCTCATCGGCACCGGCACCCTGCTCGCTGACAACCCTCGCCTGACCTGCCGCCTTGAAGAGGGCCGCGATCCGGCGCGTTTTGTGCTCGACGCCGCGTTGAAGTCCTCGCCAGAGCTTGCGATCTACAACCTCGAACACTCCAGCGCGCCGACCTTTGTGCTCTGCGCCGAAGACGCCGACCCGGCACGCGCCGAAGCCCTTGAGGCCCGCGCCAACGTGGAGGTGATCCACGTGACGCGCGACGCTTCGGGCCGCCTCGATCTTCAGCAGGTCCTGCGCACCATCGCCTCACGCGATCTTTTGAGCGTGCTGGTCGAAGGCGGCAGCGCGCTCCACGGCGCGCTCTTTGACCAGGGGCTGGTCGACTACGCCTACGCCTTTGTGGCTCCGAAAGTTATTGGCGGAAGCGGACCCGCGCCCCTTGGCGGCCGCGGCTTTGAGCTTATGAACGACGCCGTCACGCTGAGCGCCCCGGCGGTAGAGCGCCTGGGCGACGATCTGCTCATTCATGGCGAGGTGCCGGCGGAGCGCCGCGCACAGCTCCCTTCGATCTTCGACGAGGCTTAA
- the nrdR gene encoding transcriptional regulator NrdR, whose amino-acid sequence MRCPFCGHLEDRVVDSRQARGGAAIRRRRECLQCERRYTTYEQIEEVFPQVVKRDETREEYDRQKIQRGIRLACSKRPISVAQIEEVVDRFEERMLELGAREVTSDWIGSTITTELRDLDPVAYIRFASVYRAFNNIDEFLDELRELDRFERDRHPSPAADDSDDSDEPATKD is encoded by the coding sequence ATGCGCTGTCCCTTCTGTGGCCACCTCGAAGATCGCGTTGTGGACTCCCGCCAGGCTCGCGGGGGCGCGGCGATTCGCCGTCGGCGAGAGTGCCTGCAGTGCGAGCGGCGCTACACTACCTATGAGCAGATCGAGGAGGTCTTCCCGCAGGTCGTCAAACGCGATGAGACCCGTGAGGAGTACGACCGCCAGAAGATCCAGCGCGGCATTCGCCTGGCCTGCAGCAAACGCCCCATCTCGGTGGCCCAGATCGAGGAGGTCGTCGACCGCTTCGAGGAACGCATGCTCGAGCTGGGCGCCCGCGAGGTCACCAGCGACTGGATCGGCTCAACGATCACAACTGAGCTGCGCGATCTGGACCCGGTCGCCTACATTCGCTTCGCCAGCGTCTACCGCGCGTTTAATAACATCGACGAGTTTCTCGACGAGCTGCGCGAACTCGACCGATTTGAGCGCGACCGTCACCCCTCGCCAGCTGCTGACGACTCCGACGACTCCGATGAGCCGGCGACGAAGGACTGA
- the rpiB gene encoding ribose 5-phosphate isomerase B, which yields MAIAADHAGVDFKAELCAWLHSQQKSVRDLGPSDGASVDYPDFAERVGRVVARGEATLGILICGSGVGMSIAANKIDGIRAALVTNPVQAALSRKHNNANVLCLGARLTGPDMAKACIEAFLTTPFDPGDDGRHRRRVARISELEARGDTDS from the coding sequence GTGGCCATCGCCGCCGACCATGCCGGCGTGGACTTCAAAGCCGAGCTCTGCGCCTGGTTGCACTCGCAGCAGAAGTCGGTGCGCGACTTAGGCCCCTCCGATGGCGCCTCGGTCGACTATCCGGATTTCGCCGAGCGGGTCGGCCGCGTGGTCGCGCGCGGGGAGGCCACGCTGGGGATCCTGATCTGCGGGTCGGGCGTGGGCATGTCGATCGCTGCCAACAAGATCGACGGCATCCGCGCCGCGCTGGTGACCAATCCGGTGCAGGCCGCCCTCTCCCGCAAGCATAATAACGCCAACGTCTTATGCCTGGGGGCGCGGCTGACCGGCCCCGATATGGCAAAGGCGTGCATCGAAGCCTTCTTGACCACACCCTTCGATCCGGGCGATGACGGGCGCCACCGCCGCCGCGTGGCGCGCATCAGCGAGCTGGAAGCGCGCGGCGACACCGACTCCTGA
- the rpmF gene encoding 50S ribosomal protein L32, giving the protein MAVPKKRKSQAKTRSRRANHDKLTAIKLQRCPQCYAPKRSHRACADCGFYGEEQVVEVWEQY; this is encoded by the coding sequence ATGGCTGTGCCCAAGAAACGTAAGTCCCAGGCCAAGACGCGCTCGCGTCGCGCGAACCACGACAAGCTCACCGCGATCAAGCTGCAGCGCTGCCCGCAGTGCTACGCGCCCAAGCGCTCGCACCGCGCCTGCGCCGACTGCGGCTTCTACGGCGAAGAGCAGGTCGTTGAGGTGTGGGAGCAGTACTGA
- a CDS encoding YceD family protein, whose amino-acid sequence MNSANFELDLLDFQGEPIELSFEAPIEELEWLAKGLEATGYRPADDVPFEVDLSAQLIETTVRLHGEVEGALSYECGRCMRERRFELDSSVEFVLMSRASWEEAYGDREEIVLSADDLDVSFYEGEIIDLRPLIVEAVVLELPAFARCPEEDKASCDAAFEAHVGEETVEANEANSIDLRWSKLREIKLKSDDKE is encoded by the coding sequence ATGAACAGCGCCAATTTTGAGCTCGATCTCCTGGATTTTCAGGGCGAGCCGATCGAGCTTAGTTTTGAAGCCCCGATTGAGGAGCTGGAGTGGCTGGCCAAAGGCCTGGAAGCCACCGGGTACCGCCCCGCCGACGACGTCCCCTTTGAGGTCGACTTGAGCGCCCAGCTCATTGAGACCACCGTGCGTCTTCATGGCGAGGTGGAGGGCGCGCTGAGCTACGAGTGTGGCCGTTGCATGCGTGAGCGGCGCTTCGAGCTTGACTCTTCGGTGGAGTTTGTGTTGATGTCTCGCGCTTCGTGGGAGGAGGCCTATGGCGATCGCGAAGAGATCGTGCTAAGTGCCGACGACCTCGACGTGAGCTTCTACGAGGGAGAGATCATTGACCTTCGCCCGCTCATCGTAGAAGCCGTAGTTCTGGAGCTCCCCGCCTTTGCGCGGTGCCCCGAGGAGGATAAAGCGTCGTGTGACGCGGCCTTCGAGGCGCATGTGGGAGAAGAGACGGTGGAGGCCAATGAGGCCAACTCCATCGATCTTCGCTGGTCGAAGTTGCGCGAGATCAAGCTCAAGAGCGACGACAAAGAATAA
- a CDS encoding LEA type 2 family protein, giving the protein MVEHASSRWRVTSALMMLFFGAVLVVGCAAPRASVRDVEFRSLNLSGLNFGLIFDLANPNEYALPLREVDWRVDLFSAYLASGSARPDQTIPARGSARVDVPVSVRFAEAQQSASRIIREPVIPWQVSGACHFETPIGSIPVSFSDAGQWDNPLVR; this is encoded by the coding sequence ATGGTCGAACACGCCTCGTCACGATGGCGCGTGACCTCCGCGCTTATGATGCTTTTTTTTGGGGCGGTGCTGGTGGTGGGATGCGCCGCGCCGCGCGCCTCGGTGCGGGATGTGGAGTTTCGCTCGCTGAACTTAAGCGGGCTGAACTTCGGGCTGATCTTCGATCTTGCCAACCCCAACGAGTACGCGCTTCCGCTTCGGGAGGTGGACTGGCGCGTCGATCTTTTCTCGGCCTACCTGGCCAGTGGCTCCGCGCGCCCCGATCAGACGATTCCGGCCAGAGGCAGCGCCCGGGTCGATGTGCCGGTGTCGGTGCGCTTTGCCGAGGCGCAGCAGAGCGCCTCGCGCATCATTCGCGAGCCTGTGATCCCCTGGCAGGTCTCCGGGGCATGCCATTTTGAGACGCCGATCGGCAGCATCCCGGTGAGCTTCAGCGACGCCGGGCAGTGGGACAATCCGCTGGTGCGCTGA
- a CDS encoding M23 family metallopeptidase, protein MAKRGRIVVLLVLLAIVAGCATFRSPSPVCLAGAQLDKSGICRNQVTPQHKIPFREGYSAEVTQGFHGYTSHKEDLAFAVDFACEEGTPVVASRDGVVWSTRGDSNVGCSDPECVEEANYVVLDHGDGTYTSYYHLQHFGALVQPGEQVCAGQLVGLCGNTGFSSGSHLHFAQSNLAGVTLPVRFEEARRAGYAFPLPRATYASRNALSLTCDDTDYSTLPRDAFAHQGIFLEKRLPTVLELGQGLAGQRIEGEYRGRFPNITIHRRAVGSDQWEETCVPVDERGRFDALLPWAPGEFGAGYYFFMITGSDAECGSPGWAWSYRVRVDRP, encoded by the coding sequence GTGGCAAAGCGCGGCCGCATCGTGGTGCTGCTCGTGCTGCTCGCGATTGTGGCCGGCTGCGCCACCTTTCGTTCGCCATCGCCGGTCTGCCTGGCCGGCGCTCAGCTCGACAAAAGCGGCATCTGCCGCAACCAGGTCACGCCCCAGCATAAGATCCCCTTTCGCGAAGGTTATAGCGCCGAGGTCACCCAGGGCTTTCATGGCTACACCAGCCATAAAGAAGATCTGGCCTTCGCGGTGGACTTCGCCTGCGAGGAGGGCACGCCCGTGGTGGCGTCTCGCGATGGGGTGGTCTGGTCGACACGCGGCGACTCCAACGTGGGGTGCTCCGATCCGGAGTGTGTGGAGGAGGCCAACTACGTGGTGCTCGACCACGGCGACGGCACCTACACCTCCTACTACCACCTGCAGCATTTCGGGGCGCTGGTGCAGCCCGGTGAGCAGGTCTGCGCCGGGCAGCTCGTGGGGCTCTGTGGCAACACGGGCTTCTCCAGCGGCTCACACCTGCATTTTGCCCAGAGCAACCTGGCGGGCGTAACGCTGCCGGTGCGCTTTGAGGAGGCGCGCCGGGCGGGCTACGCCTTTCCGCTGCCGCGGGCGACCTATGCCTCGCGCAACGCGCTCTCGTTGACCTGCGACGACACCGATTACTCCACGCTTCCGCGTGATGCGTTTGCCCACCAGGGCATCTTTTTAGAAAAGCGCCTTCCCACGGTGCTGGAGCTCGGCCAGGGCCTGGCCGGCCAGCGCATCGAAGGGGAGTACCGGGGGCGTTTTCCCAACATCACCATTCACCGCCGCGCGGTGGGCTCGGATCAGTGGGAGGAGACGTGTGTGCCGGTCGATGAGCGCGGGCGTTTTGATGCGCTGCTCCCCTGGGCTCCCGGGGAATTTGGAGCAGGCTACTACTTCTTCATGATCACCGGCAGCGACGCCGAGTGCGGCTCACCGGGCTGGGCCTGGTCCTACCGCGTGCGCGTCGACCGGCCCTGA
- a CDS encoding glutathione S-transferase N-terminal domain-containing protein encodes MSALNNVHSLMVSMMRAGRGLFVTSHNRENPPRPAKTLELYEYEGCPYCRKVREAMSELDLEFINRTSAKGDEVKRARALELSGKMQFPMLVDPNTDTVLLESEAIIAYLHEHYGDGRGLLDIVTSMPSTVAGSMATMLRPKGLRVRPGFETRAQPASTLVLYNFEASPFCRKVREALNELNLDYHVKNVAKGSARRPEFRELAGRVMVPYLIDPNHDVAMFESDDIVAYLYKTYGADA; translated from the coding sequence ATGTCTGCTCTGAACAACGTCCACTCTCTGATGGTCTCGATGATGCGCGCGGGACGAGGCCTTTTTGTGACCTCGCATAACCGCGAGAACCCGCCGCGCCCCGCCAAAACGCTGGAGCTCTACGAGTATGAGGGCTGCCCCTACTGCCGAAAGGTGCGCGAGGCGATGAGCGAGCTCGATCTTGAGTTCATCAACCGCACCAGCGCAAAAGGCGATGAGGTCAAACGCGCTCGCGCCCTTGAACTCAGCGGCAAGATGCAGTTTCCGATGCTGGTGGACCCCAACACCGACACGGTGCTCCTGGAGTCGGAGGCGATCATTGCCTACCTGCACGAGCATTACGGCGATGGGCGCGGACTTCTCGACATTGTGACGAGCATGCCGAGCACGGTGGCCGGCTCCATGGCCACGATGCTGCGCCCGAAGGGGCTCCGCGTACGCCCGGGCTTTGAAACCCGCGCGCAACCGGCATCAACGCTCGTTCTCTACAACTTTGAGGCCTCGCCATTTTGCCGAAAGGTGCGCGAGGCCCTCAACGAGCTCAACCTCGACTACCACGTCAAAAACGTCGCCAAAGGCTCCGCGCGCCGCCCCGAGTTTCGCGAGCTGGCGGGGCGAGTGATGGTGCCCTACCTCATCGATCCCAACCACGATGTGGCGATGTTCGAGTCCGACGATATCGTCGCTTACCTCTACAAAACCTATGGCGCCGACGCCTGA